The genomic DNA cccctccccgtcccccctccctcccgtccAGCCTCGCCTCCCTCCGacccccgcctcctccctgcccgcccctccccgctctccgtccccttccccccctccccggccccccctCTAGCGGCCGAGCCGAGCAGCCGGGCGCCGGGGACGGCGGTGCAGCCGCAGgaggcggggggcgcgggggccggggccgaggCGCTCCCGCTGCCCGCGCTGCTGCTGGGCGCCCCCGCGCTGCTGGGCCTGGCGCTGGCCCTGGTGCTGGTGGCCGCGCTGAGCTGGAGGCGGCTGCGCCGGCCCGCGCCCCCCAAGCCCCCCAAGGCCCCGGACACGGAGTTGGACGGTGAGTTCTGCGCCAGGGGCCGACGGCACTGCCCAGccggagaggagagggggagggggagagggggagggctgggggtcggcagggcgggggggagggggtaccaACAGGGCGGAGGAGCTGCTCTGAGGGTCTCAGGCCGAGCCCAGTCCCAGGTGGGGAACAGTTGTGGCCCAGACCCCCGTGAGGAATTCACAGGCGGGGAGCCCAGCGAGAGGGTCTGTCCTGGCCTCTGGGGGGGCAGACTGGCTGCCATACTTCCTCCCTCCCCGTCAGCACCCCCACTTGGCTGCCCGCTCAGCACTTCCTGTCCTGAGGGCCCATCGTGTTCCCCTTAACCCGCAGGGAGCCTTCCCCGGGAGGGCTGGCCTGCGGGGAGGGCCGGGTGGGCGGGCGGACTGGGCCATTCCTGACCCtgcatccccccctccccacccagagcCCCTGGACAACGTCATCATCCTCTCTTCTGGGCCCCTTGATGCCACCGCGCCCGTCTGGCCTCCACCCGGAGAAAACCCAGCCACCACGCCCCCTGCCCACAGCGTCCCCGTGCCAGCCACGGAGCTGGGCTCCACCGAGCTGGTGACCACCAAGACGGCCGGCCCTGAGCAGCAGTAGCGACGGAAGGGGCAGGCGTGGCCCCGGCCCTCCCGTGGGCCATCGGCCGCGGGGCTGGAGGGTGAATTCGGCTCTTCATCCGGCGTCCACCTGCCCCCTTTCTGGGAGCCGGGCTGCTCCCAGCGAAGCCTGCAGAACCGCAGACACTGTGGGCCCAGCGGCACCGTCGGACGCGCATCCGCGCTTGGGAGCCTCGCGGCTGTGACTGAGTGGCCGGGGCACTGAGCCGAGGCCCCTCTCAGAGCGGGGAGGCCAGCGCCACACAGAGCGAGTCTGGGAAAAGGACCCCGTGGGAGGATGCAGCCTTGGTAGCTGGTTTAGAATTTAACACTCACTCTCAGAGCTGCCCTGCTTTTAAACCCAGGCACACGGCTGCCGTGCTGACCGCGCCAGTGGATGGGTTTGCTTTGGGATTTAATACGCGACGACTTGACGAACAGCCTGGATTGTGCTGACTCTCAGGGGCCTGTACCCGGGTCAACCCTGAGCGTGGACCAGGCTGCTGGGACCCGTGAGGCCATTTTCACTCCAGGGCCAGCTTCCAAAGCCCCGGCTCACACTGGAGCCTCGGCCCCTGGGGCTGACGGCACTCTCGCTGGAGGCGCAGTGTGCGGGCGTCTCCCTCAGACAccacctgggccccagctgcctccAGAGCTCACTCAGCCGGACCCAGGGCAGGGctcagggcctgcaggaggcttcTTCATGGGCCTGTGGCCTGAGCCAGCGGGACCTGATGTCTCTGAAGCCCCTTTCTCCGTGGCCTGCCCTCCCCAAGTCCTGGGCCCAGCGCTGGTCTCCTGGCCTGCCTGTGCCAGCCGCTGGGCCCCCACCATCCCAGTGGACTTGCTCCGCTGACAGTGGGGCCACTTCGCAGGGCCGGGGGCTGAGACCATCGCTCCCACCTCTGGAGCACACGGTACtcactcagcctgccctgcccgccctgctACCCAGGCTCGGCCCTTCTGACCAGGACTCCACCCTGGGACGCGTCCTCGGAAGGAGCACTGGACTGGGGGTCAGGAGAGGGGGCCTGGGTACCATTTTGTCCCCCTGTAGGACCTTGGCCACCTCTGTTCCCTGTATTGATGCTGTCGGCTCACCTCTTCCTGACTTGACATCAGAATTGCCCGGCAAATACCCGTCCCTCAGTCGACTCCTTTCCCAGCTCAGGAGACGATCAGCAGCCAGTCGTTCCCCCCCCCCAGGACCTGGACACTCACATCTAGGTCTCTTCCTAGCCACTCCCTCCCCCAGCGCATCTCAAGGAGCCAGGtggctggggtgagggcaggtggCACGCAGTAGGCAGCAGGGTGAGGGGCAGGCCCTCCATGGCCCCAGTCGTCCACTCTCCTCCATCTGAGCTGATTCAGGCCACCCCATCCCCCAAGCCACCTTTTCCACCGGAGCCCCAGGCGGCCCTGGCGGGGAAACAAGTGGTTGAAACGCCTCTGGGGCCTAGACATGCAAACCTCAGGCCCCACGGTGTCCTGGCTGAACCTCTGGCTAATATGCAGCTTCCTCTTCGGTCTCAGTTTCCTTTGCagaaaaatgggggtgggggtggggggctggataCAAAGTTCTCTTTGGCCTGTGACCCTCAGAGGAGAAGGACTGGAACCTTGGAGaatcctcctgcctgcccccccccccgaccatttcacagatgaggaaactgagccccagaGAAGGAGACTTGCCATTGTCGTCCAGCAGATAACAGGGAGGTTCATAGGGAAGAACCAGGAGCAGAGGCCCGGGGAGAGGTGGGCAAGGAGGGGGTGAGTCTCGCCCCAGCCCGCCAGGGGTCCCTACCTCCCAGggcctccagcccctggccctcTGTTCTCGGCATTGCTTTCTAAGGAGCCTTGGAAGGTGACCTCATTTGGTCTTTATTATAGCacctggtggaggggaggggggttgtgtTTGCTTCAagcagatgtttttaattttaaacatcaagGCATGCATTTTGTAGCTGCTTCAGAAAGTTTGAGACAGCAAGCCAGGACGGAGTCTACAGAAAAATGGCCCATAATCCAGCAGCGCCAGGCCGCGTGGTGGATTTCCTACGCACTTGCAGTCACCCTAAACACACGAGTTCACATCCTGACTGTCAGACTGAGTTTCCTCTCGTCTTTAAGCACTTCCTAAACAAGATGAAAACTTACAGATGTCGGAAAGTCGGCCACTGGAGCATTGGGTTCATTTCGGTTTTCACAGTGGTTCCCCCTTGTCCGCAGTTTTACTTTTTGGTTACCCAGGGTCCAAGGATATTAAACGGaagattccaaaaataaacaATCTGTGCGTTTTAAATTGCGCGCTGTTGTGAGTGGCGTGATGAACTTTCGCGTTGGCCTGCTCCGACCTGCCTGGGATGGAATCGTCCCTCCGGCCGCGCTCCCTGCCCTGGGTCACTTCGCCATCTCGGCCTCGAGTGCTGGTGTTCAAGTCCCCCTTATTCTACGTAACAATGGCCCCCCAACACCAGGGCAGTGATGCTGGCAACCCACAGAAGCCAAACAGAAGCCACAAgtgtttcctttaagtgaaaaagtcAAAGTTCCCGCCTTACTTTGGAAAGAGAGGAACTGTGCTAAAGTTGCTAAGGTCTACAGTAAGAACAAATCTGCCCATGAAATTgtgaaggaggaaaaataaatccGTGCTAGTTGCTGTTGCGCCTCAGACTGCAGAGGTTGCAGCCACTGTGAGTGGTAAGTGCTGAATTAGGATGGAAAAGACATGGCATTTGCGAGGGGGAGGCGTGAACACAACACAGGTTCTGACCCAGGGCAACGTATTGTGCCGGAAAGCACTGAGCCCATACAGACTGCGAAGACCCCTGAGAGGCTACAGTCACATAACTGTATTACAGCgcattgttataattgttctgtgTTATTCGTTATTGtgctaatctcttactgtgcctgatttacaaattaaaatttgtCGTAGGcgtgtatgtataggaaaaaacatagtatatatggGGTTCAGTACTATcagtggtttcaggcatccactgggggtcttggaccCATTCTCCCACGGATAACGGGAGACTACCGTATATTGTAACTGAGGCAGTAGCAccttttttttgtcttgttaatcctcacctgaggatatttttccactgatttctttagagcagtgggagggagagggagagacaaacatcgatatgagagagacacatagattggttgcctcccacacacgcccctaCCAGGACCCTTCAAATGAGGTACTGGCCTGTTGGGGACAAGTTCTCAGCCAGGACTTGACCCCTCTGGGGGCAGGAAATTGGAAGAACGAGAGAATGACAATAGGTTTTTTAGGAGCAAAGCAGCCACAACTGACTGTCGTGACACCTTCTacacgcgtgcgcacacacacacacacacacacacacacaggctcaaaCTAAAGAGGCCTCGTGCCAATTAGTGCCACCAGTGCCACAGTAACATAAGCAGGTTACCTAAAGGTGAGTCCCTGCCCCCGCGCATGCGTAGGGCCTTTAATACAGCAATACTCACTGCTGTGTCCTTGCCTGTACGCATAGGTGTGGCGAGCAGGCCTTGAACCTCTGGCGTACTCTgggcccttcactggaatcaaacctgggaccctgagccACCCGGCTGGTCGGCAGTAGCACCTTCTTGTATTTAAGTCTTTGCCTAAGTCTCTGTGTCCCAGAAGAGTTGTTGCAACCAAAGGCCTCgactttcctatttatttatttttaaatgtttttattgatttcagagagaggaatggggagagagggatagaaacatccatgatgagagaatcatagattgactgcctcctgcacgccccctactggggatggagcctgaaccctgggcatgtgtcctgaccggaatcaaactgtgacctcctggttcattggttgatgctcaaccacggagccacgccggctgggcacgGCCTTGAGCTTTTTAAAGGCTCCTGTTGGCTGAATTGCTTTTCTGCACATCGGGACCAATTCATGTCCATAAATGGGATTAGATGGCACGTTTTGCTGACAGGAAAAGAGAAGCCGGGAGAGGTCAAGGGGTCCGGCCCGAGATACAGTGAGCAGGGTGGAGCTGGGCGAGACCCGGCTCGGGCCCTGCCCCGGCTCCATCGAGAAGGCCACGGACACAGGTGCCCTCAGTGAGGGGCCGGCGTCAGGGACTGACCCAGGTTCTACTCCTCTCATCTCTAACTCAGAGATTTCTCTCTCCAGCTGGTCTCCTGCAGTAAGAGGGGTCCAAAGAGCCTGGAAGAGCTGCTTGttggggtggggacagagggaggcagccccccgccccctgccccccggcctGGCCAGTTTCTCCTGAAGGAGGGTCTGGGTGGGGCGGCTGAAGTCTCGGTTCCTCCTGGCTTCCTGCAGGCGCCTTTCACTTCCTGCGCTGCAGCCTGGctccgggtgggggcggggaggcccaGCTGGCACGGCCGGAGGAGGAACctgacccctccctccctgtctccgcCAGGATGGCCCTCCAGGCCCTCACCGTCAGAAGCTGGTGCCATCTCTCTGGGCCTGTCTCCCCATCTTCAAAATGGAGCAGGAGGGCCACCCGCTGTTCAAGACGAAAGAGGTGAGtcgggccggcgtggctcagcggctgagcatgGACttacaccaggaggtcacggttcattcaCTCCCGCTGGATTCCCGGTCGGCCatacgcccgggttgcgggctcggtcccagagtggggtgtgcaggaggcagccgaccagtgattctctctcattgatgtttctctccctctctgaaatcaataaaaaaaatttcccccccCAAAATTAAAGAGGTCATGTGGCAAGTAGGGTCCCCACCTAGGcgtgcctccccctcctcccttccccgggGCACAGCGCCCCCTGCCCAGCGCCCCCCGCCTTCAGCATCCCCTCCGGGAAGTGGGTTTCTCAGAGCTGGTCTGGGCTCCGGCTCAGCAGTTACCACCCCGTCACTCACACGCCTGCTGGTGCCTGGGCCACtccggtgctgggaggtcagcccaggcctggccattGGGTCCCTGTCTGATGGCAGAGGCAGGACAGGGCACAGGGACAGCACAGGGCGATCCCACAGGCCCGGGGAGTGTCCCACGCAGGAGGGAGACGAAGCCGGCCTCCAGGGAGTGCTGATGAGTAGGAGGCCTGCCCTGAATCCTGAGGCAGTTTTCCGGCTGGATTCTGTCCCCAGGGGGCTGTGCTGAGGTTTGGGGGcgagggagcaggagcaggggagcAGCTGGAGGGGTGAGCCCCAGGCCCGCGGGGACAGCCCCGCTCAGGGCACCCGAGCGCCCCTCCAGCCCACCACGTGGTGCCTCCCCCTTGCTttcctggggcccaggccccTCGCATTCCTCTGGGCGGAATGAGCTCCTATTTGCTCTGCGGGGGCGACTCTGGCCAAACTGAAGCTGAAATCTGACTTCTCTCCAATCTGTGCCCCTTCCCAGCCGCCCGGTCCTGCCCGGGTCACGGAGAGTGCGGGGGAGCCAggcagccccagctctgcccgGGCTCGAAGGTGGGGAGGCTGCGGGAACGCCGCGGGGCCCAGCGCCCAGAGGGTCTCGGAGCATCTCCACTCCTTTGAGCTGCAGAGGATCTGGGGTCCAGCCCCGACGTCCAGGCGGATCCGATCCGGGGAGGTTCCGGCGAAAGTTACCCGCGCGGTTCCGGCGGTCAGCCCAGCGGCACCCCGACTGCCAACCGCTAGGCACGGACCCGCCTCGGTTCCCAAAGGGAAGGGCCCGGCTAGAGGCTCGGCTGGGGGCGGGTCAGAGGGGGCGGGGCTCGGAGACCCTGAGCCTCCGGCTTGCAGgaagggggcgggcggggccggaGGAAAAGGGGGGGGACCCCGGGAGCCTCGGGAACGTGCCAACCGGACCTTCTCCAGACCTGGCCTCCGCGCTCACGGGGGTCCTCTCCCCACGCGCCAAGGGCCCCGGACGCAGCGCCTGGCCCGGACTGTGGGGCGAGGGGTTTGCGCGGGCGCAGGACGTCTCCCCGCGTTTTGGGCTCGGAGCTGACCGCGCAGTTGGGCCCCAGCACCCCGCAGGCGGGGTGGGCTGTCCCGATGGACGCGCGTGTGGCCCCGCCCGGTCCCCTCTGGCTCTGCTCCCGCCCTTGGTCTTGGGGGCGGCCAGCTCCGGCCCTGCACGTTCACTGCGGCCTTTGgagggtcctgaggggagactaACGGGGTGCTCCAGGCGGACGGATTAGCTGTGAGGGCTGCAGcacgcggggggcggggggagctggggagagggcGCTTGGGGAATTGGGGCAGGAGGCTGCGCCCCAGCTCCCAGTGCCCCATCCGATTCCCGCTTGCTCAGGCCT from Myotis daubentonii chromosome 2, mMyoDau2.1, whole genome shotgun sequence includes the following:
- the TNFRSF13C gene encoding tumor necrosis factor receptor superfamily member 13C isoform X2 codes for the protein MGRARGRRGRSGPAPTQCANTQCFDPLVRGCVACRLFRTPEPRPAAEPSSRAPGTAVQPQEAGGAGAGAEALPLPALLLGAPALLGLALALVLVAALSWRRLRRPAPPKPPKAPDTELDEPLDNVIILSSGPLDATAPVWPPPGENPATTPPAHSVPVPATELGSTELVTTKTAGPEQQ
- the TNFRSF13C gene encoding tumor necrosis factor receptor superfamily member 13C isoform X1 encodes the protein MGRARGRRGRSGPAPTQCANTQCFDPLVRGCVACRLFRTPEPRPASPPSDPRLLPARPSPLSVPFPPSPAPPLAAEPSSRAPGTAVQPQEAGGAGAGAEALPLPALLLGAPALLGLALALVLVAALSWRRLRRPAPPKPPKAPDTELDEPLDNVIILSSGPLDATAPVWPPPGENPATTPPAHSVPVPATELGSTELVTTKTAGPEQQ